The Brevinematales bacterium genome contains a region encoding:
- a CDS encoding class II aldolase/adducin family protein — MKGVDRCILKEIVDVARIMYEKGYITSKEGNLSYRVEDKIVITPSGIPKFKLSEEEIVVVRIEELRKGIRGNASSEVFTHLACYDTDTTIKCILHAHPENTIALNLIGHNYKTKFLAEADYFLGDIFITEYATPGTPEGANVVKDVENDVIILDKHGVIIKSRENLWDAFYKLEVLEKYSSIVYKYLLFNQR, encoded by the coding sequence ATGAAAGGTGTAGATAGGTGCATTCTAAAGGAAATAGTTGATGTGGCTAGAATCATGTATGAAAAAGGGTACATAACCTCAAAGGAAGGAAATCTAAGCTACAGAGTTGAAGACAAGATTGTTATAACACCTTCAGGGATACCAAAATTCAAACTTTCGGAAGAAGAGATAGTTGTTGTGAGAATCGAAGAACTTAGAAAAGGTATAAGAGGTAATGCATCAAGTGAAGTATTTACTCATCTAGCCTGTTATGATACTGATACCACCATTAAATGTATCTTACATGCACATCCTGAAAATACTATAGCTTTAAACCTTATAGGACATAACTACAAAACTAAATTCTTAGCAGAAGCGGACTATTTCCTAGGAGATATATTCATAACTGAATATGCAACTCCTGGGACACCAGAAGGAGCTAATGTTGTGAAAGATGTAGAAAACGATGTTATAATCCTAGATAAGCACGGAGTTATTATAAAAAGTAGAGAGAATCTATGGGATGCCTTCTATAAACTAGAGGTACTAGAAAAATACTCATCAATAGTATATAAATATTTACTTTTCAACCAACGGTAG